The following are encoded in a window of Rubellicoccus peritrichatus genomic DNA:
- a CDS encoding PEP-CTERM sorting domain-containing protein translates to MKLKLLYSLLTTLLSSTAATFGALSVSFSFSPTLQSGLDPQDLANATWSFTYNSSQTNYGNFGGFPGIVTDSAELTITGSVSVDGTYAIMDATTNNFLLIPDTGLANTASVGINTNVSESEFSFSGVTVEFFGPTGTQVAIPAVNDPVSPSDFNGISLANDGQFRVTVGGDSGEFTFTNATTSAIPEPGTYVLIAGLTSLFLAFYIRRKQ, encoded by the coding sequence ATGAAACTCAAATTACTCTACTCACTACTTACTACACTGCTATCCTCAACAGCCGCCACTTTCGGTGCTCTGAGCGTTAGCTTCTCTTTCAGCCCCACCCTTCAGAGTGGTCTTGATCCTCAAGATCTGGCAAATGCCACCTGGAGTTTTACATACAACAGCTCTCAAACAAACTACGGGAATTTTGGTGGTTTCCCTGGAATTGTAACTGACAGCGCAGAGTTAACCATCACTGGATCAGTCAGCGTGGATGGCACTTATGCGATTATGGATGCCACAACAAACAACTTTCTGCTCATTCCAGATACCGGATTGGCCAATACAGCGTCAGTTGGAATCAATACAAATGTCTCCGAATCCGAGTTTAGCTTTTCAGGCGTCACGGTCGAATTTTTCGGCCCAACTGGAACTCAAGTCGCCATTCCCGCGGTCAATGATCCAGTCTCTCCTTCCGACTTCAACGGCATAAGCCTTGCCAATGATGGTCAGTTCCGCGTCACCGTTGGCGGAGATTCTGGTGAGTTTACTTTCACTAACGCCACAACCTCGGCCATCCCTGAGCCCGGCACATACGTTCTGATTGCAGGTCTTACTTCATTATTCCTAGCTTTCTACATACGCCGAAAGCAGTAA
- a CDS encoding protease inhibitor I42 family protein, whose product MHKSRYFLISLLIASALTGCRTEQAEGDTAHRPMNVTEKPESTGVATARPNIPVDATVLTQADNKGSVAIEQNSNLVIKLPGNPTTGYSWAVTNYDSDVLELGRHEYYAGATGRVGSGGTFVFYFNAIGSGETTVKLKYSRPWEKDSGGDTFSNEVRVIK is encoded by the coding sequence ATGCACAAATCTCGCTACTTCTTAATCTCATTACTCATCGCAAGCGCATTGACTGGATGCCGCACTGAACAAGCGGAAGGCGACACTGCCCATCGCCCCATGAACGTAACGGAAAAACCTGAATCAACCGGTGTCGCAACGGCCAGACCAAACATCCCGGTAGACGCCACTGTCCTAACGCAAGCCGACAACAAGGGCAGCGTGGCAATCGAGCAAAACTCCAACCTCGTAATCAAACTGCCGGGCAACCCCACCACCGGCTATAGCTGGGCGGTAACGAATTACGACTCGGATGTCCTCGAACTCGGCAGGCACGAATACTATGCTGGTGCCACTGGTCGAGTCGGCAGTGGAGGCACCTTTGTTTTTTATTTCAATGCCATAGGTTCAGGTGAAACTACGGTTAAGCTCAAGTATAGTCGGCCCTGGGAGAAAGACAGTGGTGGCGACACTTTCTCGAACGAAGTCAGAGTGATCAAGTAG
- a CDS encoding alpha-L-fucosidase, giving the protein MNKKPSIYEPTWSSLRQHRTPQWMDNSKFGIYTHWTLRTIQLQHDLKYYREGIPLFTAEAFNPVEWAELFQRSGAQFAGPVAWHGTNFVHWDSQHTKWNAAQMGPKMDIVGQLEKEIKKRGMKFLASFHMGGAWFDLPRWEGHEEYLNEEYFGLYGPAHDTDVTGPMHYQVSYEKQQKMSDAYAEQWLRLMKEAVDNYSPDIVWLDCGFGGSLRAELMGFYRNGKLTEQEEIYVSGYRSKYQREFLAHYFNLAEHSEKEVELVYKTHDIPPGIGMWNMENGNIDGLSYQPWMSDVNIIDKGKDAEKYDWFYREGAILKGADYLIPLLIDIVSKNGRMLLNVPPRADGSFPEAAVKTLEAIGDWLEVNNEAIYDTIPWVIYGEGPTEIKEGHYSDEGSSSLFGAEDIRFTVKGNDIYAIVLGWPGEQLKIRSLGSRGKLYDGEVKAVELLGNPGDLNFKQEPYCLTVELPDKQPCDYAYVFKCIVD; this is encoded by the coding sequence ATGAATAAAAAACCATCTATATACGAGCCAACATGGTCTTCATTGCGTCAACATAGGACGCCACAGTGGATGGATAATAGCAAATTCGGGATATATACTCACTGGACTCTGAGAACAATTCAGTTACAGCACGATCTCAAATATTACCGCGAGGGTATCCCTTTATTCACAGCTGAAGCATTTAATCCCGTAGAGTGGGCCGAGCTTTTTCAGCGGTCAGGCGCACAATTTGCCGGACCTGTGGCCTGGCATGGTACCAACTTTGTTCATTGGGACAGCCAGCATACCAAATGGAATGCGGCGCAGATGGGGCCAAAAATGGACATCGTTGGCCAACTGGAAAAAGAAATAAAAAAGCGCGGAATGAAGTTCCTGGCTTCGTTTCATATGGGAGGTGCCTGGTTTGATCTGCCCCGCTGGGAAGGTCACGAAGAGTATTTGAACGAAGAATATTTCGGCCTATACGGCCCAGCTCATGATACTGATGTGACCGGGCCGATGCATTATCAAGTGAGTTATGAAAAACAGCAAAAAATGAGTGACGCCTATGCTGAGCAATGGCTGAGACTAATGAAGGAAGCTGTCGATAACTACAGCCCCGATATTGTCTGGCTTGATTGCGGCTTTGGCGGTTCACTTCGAGCCGAACTGATGGGGTTTTATCGTAATGGAAAGCTGACGGAACAAGAAGAAATTTATGTCAGCGGTTACCGTTCCAAATACCAGCGCGAGTTTCTGGCTCATTATTTTAATTTAGCTGAGCATTCAGAAAAGGAAGTGGAGTTGGTCTATAAGACTCATGACATTCCACCCGGAATTGGCATGTGGAATATGGAGAATGGTAACATTGATGGGCTTTCCTATCAGCCATGGATGTCCGATGTAAACATAATCGACAAGGGCAAGGATGCTGAAAAATATGATTGGTTTTATCGAGAAGGTGCCATCCTCAAGGGAGCCGACTACCTCATTCCGCTACTAATAGATATTGTTAGTAAAAATGGAAGAATGCTACTCAATGTCCCACCTCGAGCTGACGGTTCCTTTCCAGAAGCAGCGGTCAAAACACTGGAAGCAATCGGTGACTGGCTTGAGGTCAACAATGAGGCGATTTACGATACCATACCGTGGGTTATCTATGGTGAAGGCCCAACCGAAATCAAGGAGGGGCATTACAGCGACGAAGGTTCAAGCAGTCTTTTTGGCGCGGAAGACATTCGTTTCACTGTTAAAGGCAATGATATATATGCCATTGTTTTGGGATGGCCGGGCGAGCAGCTAAAAATTCGCTCTTTGGGGAGTCGTGGGAAATTATACGATGGGGAAGTAAAAGCAGTTGAGCTTTTAGGAAACCCAGGAGACTTAAACTTCAAACAAGAGCCTTATTGCTTAACGGTAGAGCTTCCCGACAAGCAGCCATGCGACTACGCTTATGTCTTCAAGTGCATCGTTGATTGA
- a CDS encoding Na/Pi symporter, giving the protein MIEIIGYLLAGLGLFFVGIHLVDRHLQRMTGRRLRSLFIKLTETWWKAAWWGFCVGAITQTAAAITFVCISMVNSGLLKLRRAITVLNWSNPGTCLLIFFLSLPLDLFVAYIVGAAGLLYSFQSSKHGRDLVGFVFGMGLLFYGLFIMEDYGEQLKDFLWFQEAIASATSSFILTFIVAALLTMLAQSGNAVVLVILVLTASGLLGIEEAVMAVYGANLGASLITHVLTFRLKGTPKQLAMFQVYFGWIGTMIMVPLFYLEHWTGLPLVVSLLEHLPFHAATEIAVVNLLWCLITTLAIAPMEGCFADRLKRWYPPREDEDARRPRFLYPRCEEQPDACLDLIFEEQRRLARRLVMYLEFDPQSQNYRDRVFRFDEDNRALAEEISHYLQLMVNRDLRGETARRLRSLLERMEIIGTLGAELHRTLPRAREQLVGDDSLAHRLLEGFDAAIRTVLDSLETGDEDDLALAHAITEDGSETLSRLRESFIQSAGEYSSSEQAGLMRLVASIERLIWLLNSMTRNLESSR; this is encoded by the coding sequence ATGATCGAAATAATTGGATACCTGCTTGCGGGTCTCGGCCTTTTCTTTGTGGGTATCCATCTGGTAGATCGGCACCTGCAGCGAATGACCGGGCGGCGTTTGCGTTCCCTATTCATCAAGTTGACCGAGACCTGGTGGAAGGCGGCATGGTGGGGATTCTGTGTCGGAGCAATCACGCAGACGGCAGCGGCCATTACTTTTGTCTGTATCAGCATGGTTAACAGTGGGCTGCTCAAGCTCCGCCGGGCCATCACTGTATTGAACTGGTCCAATCCCGGCACTTGCCTCTTGATCTTCTTTCTGAGTCTGCCGCTGGATCTTTTTGTCGCCTATATCGTCGGTGCTGCCGGCCTGCTCTACTCCTTTCAGTCCTCAAAACATGGTCGTGATCTCGTCGGCTTTGTCTTCGGGATGGGGCTGCTCTTCTACGGTCTCTTCATCATGGAGGACTATGGTGAGCAACTGAAGGACTTTCTCTGGTTTCAAGAGGCGATCGCATCGGCAACTTCCAGCTTCATCCTGACCTTTATTGTGGCCGCCTTGCTGACGATGCTGGCACAGAGCGGCAATGCGGTTGTCCTTGTCATTCTGGTTCTGACCGCCTCCGGGCTGCTTGGAATCGAAGAGGCCGTGATGGCAGTCTACGGAGCAAACCTGGGAGCCAGCCTCATCACGCATGTGCTCACCTTCAGGCTCAAAGGAACGCCAAAGCAACTGGCCATGTTCCAGGTTTATTTCGGGTGGATCGGCACCATGATCATGGTTCCTCTCTTTTACTTGGAGCATTGGACGGGCTTGCCCTTGGTCGTATCTCTGCTGGAGCACTTGCCCTTTCACGCCGCGACCGAGATCGCCGTCGTCAATCTGCTCTGGTGTCTCATTACCACACTTGCCATTGCCCCAATGGAAGGCTGCTTTGCCGATCGACTGAAACGCTGGTATCCACCACGTGAGGATGAGGACGCCCGCAGGCCCCGTTTTCTTTATCCACGTTGCGAAGAACAACCTGATGCCTGCCTTGATTTGATTTTTGAAGAGCAGCGACGACTTGCCCGCAGGCTTGTCATGTATCTAGAATTTGACCCTCAATCACAGAATTACCGAGATCGGGTTTTTCGATTTGATGAAGACAATCGGGCACTGGCCGAAGAAATCAGCCATTACCTTCAGCTCATGGTCAACCGTGACCTGCGTGGGGAAACTGCCCGGCGTTTGCGCTCCTTGCTGGAGCGGATGGAAATCATAGGTACTTTGGGAGCGGAGTTGCACCGCACCTTACCTCGCGCACGTGAGCAACTGGTAGGCGATGACTCCCTCGCCCACCGCCTCCTAGAGGGTTTCGATGCTGCCATCCGCACCGTTCTTGATAGCCTGGAAACCGGCGATGAAGACGATCTCGCGCTCGCTCATGCCATCACCGAAGACGGCAGTGAAACCTTATCCCGCCTACGCGAAAGTTTCATCCAAAGTGCTGGTGAATATTCCTCCAGCGAACAAGCAGGCCTCATGCGCCTCGTCGCCAGCATCGAACGACTCATCTGGCTGCTGAACAGCATGACACGCAATCTGGAATCGTCACGGTAG
- a CDS encoding glycosyltransferase, translating to MGTFIITVNIVLLIVFVLFALNGAFLSFITLVNYRRKNTPLSVYSDDKLPKVTVQIAVYNEVYVIRRAIDSVCQLDYPRDKLEVQVVDDSTDETVNDINKCISYWQKQGIDIKMFHRTNRQEFKAGALREALAQAKGDFISVFDADFVPSKDFLRNHIHYFTDPNVGFVQSIWKHLNEHQSLLHRLQALYLDGYLGVEYFARYKLKCFFAFTGTAGTWRRKALEDSGNWQGDTLMECLDMSYIHLDGASYSS from the coding sequence ATGGGAACATTCATCATTACAGTCAACATCGTGCTTCTCATCGTTTTCGTACTATTCGCTTTGAACGGAGCGTTTTTGTCATTCATCACTCTGGTGAATTACCGAAGAAAAAACACCCCCCTGAGTGTATACTCCGATGATAAGCTACCGAAAGTTACCGTTCAAATAGCCGTCTATAATGAAGTCTATGTGATTCGGCGCGCCATTGATTCCGTCTGTCAACTGGACTATCCGAGAGATAAACTGGAAGTACAGGTAGTTGATGATTCGACCGATGAAACCGTAAATGACATCAACAAATGCATATCCTACTGGCAGAAACAAGGCATCGACATCAAGATGTTTCACCGAACTAATCGGCAGGAATTCAAAGCCGGTGCCCTCCGCGAGGCTCTAGCTCAGGCAAAAGGGGATTTCATCTCGGTTTTTGACGCTGATTTCGTTCCGTCAAAAGATTTTTTACGTAATCACATCCACTACTTCACCGACCCAAATGTCGGGTTTGTGCAATCCATTTGGAAACATCTGAATGAACATCAGTCCTTGCTCCACCGCCTTCAAGCTCTGTATCTGGACGGTTATCTGGGAGTTGAGTATTTCGCCCGTTACAAATTAAAATGCTTCTTCGCCTTTACCGGAACCGCAGGGACCTGGAGAAGGAAAGCACTGGAAGATTCAGGTAACTGGCAGGGCGACACCTTAATGGAATGTCTTGATATGTCTTATATACATCTTGATGGCGCTTCTTATTCTTCTTAG
- the groL gene encoding chaperonin GroEL (60 kDa chaperone family; promotes refolding of misfolded polypeptides especially under stressful conditions; forms two stacked rings of heptamers to form a barrel-shaped 14mer; ends can be capped by GroES; misfolded proteins enter the barrel where they are refolded when GroES binds): MAKQILFDEAARKKILSGVDTLAKAVAVTLGPKGRNVLIDKKFGSPTVTKDGVSVAKEIDLSDPYENMGAQMVREVASKTSDNAGDGTTTATVLARAIYKEGIKNVAAGANPIYLKRGIDKAVAAAVTKLAKDSKKVSNREEVKQVATVSANWDTEIGDTIADAMDKVGKDGTITVEEAKGIETTLDVVEGMQFDKGYLSPYFVTNAESMETILEDAYILLNEKKISSLNDLLPLLQAVSKTGKPFLIIAEDVEGEALAALVVNKLRGTLNVAAVKAPGFGDRRKAMLEDIAVLTGGRLITEDLGIKLENVQLADLGQAKRVVVDKENTTIIEGTGKASDIQGRVKLIRRQIEETSSDYDREKLQERLAKLAGGVAVVNVGAATEPEMKEKKARVEDALHATRAAVEEGISPGGGVALLNCAKAIETAVEGLEGDEAIGAAIVRRAIEHPLRQLCTNAAVEGSIVVQEVLKGKKNTGYNVATGKHEDLIVAGVVDPTKVTRSALQNAASVAGLLLTTECMITDEPEESAPAGGAPDMGGMGGMGGMGGMGGMM; this comes from the coding sequence ATGGCTAAACAAATTCTATTCGATGAAGCCGCACGTAAAAAGATCCTTTCAGGGGTCGATACGCTTGCCAAGGCAGTCGCAGTAACGCTCGGACCTAAGGGCCGTAATGTCCTGATCGACAAAAAATTCGGTTCACCAACCGTAACCAAGGACGGCGTTAGCGTCGCCAAGGAAATCGACCTGAGCGATCCATATGAAAACATGGGCGCACAGATGGTTCGCGAAGTTGCTTCCAAGACCAGTGACAATGCTGGTGACGGAACCACGACCGCAACGGTTCTTGCTCGTGCCATCTACAAGGAAGGCATCAAGAATGTCGCCGCTGGTGCAAACCCAATCTACCTGAAGCGTGGTATCGACAAGGCTGTTGCAGCTGCTGTTACCAAGCTCGCCAAGGACAGCAAGAAGGTTTCCAACCGCGAAGAAGTTAAGCAGGTCGCCACGGTTTCTGCCAACTGGGACACCGAAATCGGTGACACCATTGCAGACGCTATGGACAAGGTCGGCAAGGACGGCACTATTACCGTTGAAGAAGCCAAGGGCATTGAAACGACTCTCGACGTTGTCGAAGGTATGCAGTTCGACAAGGGCTACCTCAGCCCTTACTTCGTAACCAATGCTGAGTCCATGGAAACGATCCTCGAAGACGCATATATTTTGCTCAACGAGAAGAAGATCTCCAGCCTCAACGACTTGCTTCCACTGCTCCAGGCTGTCTCCAAGACTGGCAAGCCTTTCCTCATTATCGCTGAAGATGTTGAAGGTGAAGCACTCGCAGCCCTCGTTGTTAACAAGCTCCGTGGCACACTTAATGTTGCTGCTGTTAAGGCACCTGGCTTCGGTGATCGCCGCAAGGCCATGCTCGAAGACATCGCTGTTCTCACCGGTGGCCGCCTCATCACTGAAGACCTCGGCATCAAGCTCGAGAATGTTCAGTTGGCTGACCTCGGACAGGCAAAGCGCGTTGTTGTCGACAAGGAAAATACCACGATCATCGAAGGCACCGGCAAGGCATCTGACATTCAGGGCCGCGTAAAGCTGATCCGCCGTCAGATCGAAGAAACTTCTTCTGACTACGACCGCGAAAAGCTCCAGGAGCGCCTCGCAAAGCTCGCTGGTGGTGTCGCCGTTGTTAACGTTGGCGCAGCAACCGAGCCGGAAATGAAAGAAAAGAAGGCACGTGTTGAAGACGCACTTCACGCAACCCGCGCTGCTGTCGAAGAAGGCATCAGCCCAGGTGGTGGTGTTGCTCTCCTCAATTGCGCAAAAGCAATCGAAACCGCTGTTGAAGGCCTTGAAGGTGATGAAGCTATCGGTGCCGCGATTGTTCGCCGTGCAATCGAGCATCCTCTCCGTCAGCTTTGCACCAACGCAGCTGTAGAAGGTAGCATTGTTGTTCAGGAAGTCCTCAAGGGCAAAAAGAACACTGGTTACAACGTAGCAACCGGTAAGCACGAAGACTTGATCGTTGCTGGTGTTGTTGACCCAACCAAGGTTACTCGCTCAGCACTTCAGAATGCAGCTTCAGTCGCTGGCCTCCTCCTCACCACCGAATGCATGATCACCGACGAGCCTGAAGAAAGTGCTCCAGCTGGTGGTGCCCCAGACATGGGCGGCATGGGTGGAATGGGCGGCATGGGCGGCATGGGCGGAATGATGTAA
- a CDS encoding co-chaperone GroES: MATAVAPKIKPLGDRVLVKTVEEDEQIKGGIIIPDSAKEKPQEAEVVALGTGAKNDDGSTQSFNVKIGDKVIVSKYGGTEVKFDDQVYSLIREDDILGIVG, translated from the coding sequence ATGGCAACAGCAGTAGCACCTAAAATCAAACCCCTCGGCGACCGCGTTTTGGTAAAAACGGTTGAAGAGGACGAACAAATCAAAGGCGGAATCATTATTCCTGATTCAGCTAAAGAAAAGCCTCAGGAGGCTGAAGTCGTTGCACTCGGCACTGGTGCCAAGAATGACGATGGCAGCACACAGAGCTTCAACGTGAAGATCGGCGACAAGGTTATCGTTTCCAAATATGGTGGTACCGAAGTCAAGTTCGATGATCAAGTCTACTCACTTATCCGTGAAGACGACATCCTCGGCATCGTTGGATAA
- the dnaK gene encoding molecular chaperone DnaK, whose translation MAKVLGIDLGTTNSCMSVMEGGEPTVIPNSEGQRTTPSVVAFAKNGERLVGQSAKRQAVTNPQNTIFSAKRLIGRKFSESTEEAKQLPYKVVEGKNGDAAIEATVNGKQEQFAPEQISAMILQKLKADAEAYLGESVEQAVVTVPAYFNDAQRQATKDAGKIAGLEVLRIINEPTAASLAYGLDKKADETIAVYDLGGGTFDISILEIGDGVFEVKATNGDTHLGGDNFDSLLITWLNEEFQSQNSTQVDLLADPMAKQRLKEEAEKAKIALSSAQSTDINLPFITADETGPKHLNVELTRSKLEQLTGDLARRTEGPVQACMKDAGVSASEIDDLVLVGGMTRMPLIVETAKKLAGKDPHKGVNPDEVVAIGAAIQGGVLQGDVRDVLLLDVTPLTLAIETAGGVATAMIERNTTIPSKKSQTFSTYADQQTAVDIKVLQGERPMADQNKMLGNFRLDGIPPAPRGMPQIEVTFDIDANGILNVSAKDKGTGKEQHISITNSSGLSEDEIEKAKKEAEMHEAEDKARKESVEARNQLDNLVFQTEKSLGEVGDKLDADKKAPVEAAVADGKKVLENQDASKEELEAAANKINEAFSAIAQDLYSQQGGPEGAAGPGPDMAGAAGAGPAPEQPKQDDDVVDADFEVVDDEKK comes from the coding sequence ATGGCAAAAGTTTTAGGAATCGACCTCGGTACCACCAATTCATGTATGTCCGTCATGGAAGGCGGCGAGCCTACCGTGATCCCAAATAGCGAAGGGCAGCGCACAACGCCGTCTGTTGTTGCATTTGCAAAGAACGGAGAACGCCTTGTTGGTCAGTCGGCCAAGCGCCAGGCTGTTACCAATCCACAGAATACCATTTTCTCGGCCAAGCGTTTGATTGGCCGCAAGTTCAGCGAATCGACTGAAGAAGCCAAGCAGCTTCCTTATAAGGTTGTCGAAGGCAAAAACGGTGACGCTGCAATTGAAGCTACCGTCAACGGCAAGCAGGAGCAGTTTGCGCCTGAGCAGATCTCTGCGATGATTTTGCAGAAGCTCAAGGCGGATGCGGAAGCCTATCTTGGCGAAAGTGTTGAGCAGGCAGTTGTAACTGTGCCAGCTTACTTCAACGACGCCCAGCGTCAGGCCACTAAGGACGCTGGCAAGATTGCTGGTTTGGAAGTGCTTCGTATCATCAACGAGCCAACCGCTGCATCACTCGCTTACGGTCTGGATAAGAAGGCTGACGAAACGATCGCAGTTTATGACCTCGGTGGTGGCACTTTTGACATCTCCATTCTTGAAATCGGTGATGGCGTTTTTGAAGTGAAAGCAACCAATGGTGACACACACCTCGGTGGTGACAACTTTGACTCACTCTTGATTACATGGCTCAACGAAGAGTTCCAATCACAGAACTCTACCCAGGTTGACCTTTTGGCTGATCCAATGGCGAAGCAGCGTCTGAAGGAAGAAGCTGAAAAAGCTAAGATTGCGCTTTCGAGTGCGCAGTCCACGGACATCAATCTGCCTTTTATTACAGCAGACGAAACAGGTCCAAAGCACCTTAATGTTGAGCTTACCCGTTCAAAGCTGGAGCAATTGACTGGCGATCTCGCTCGTCGCACCGAAGGCCCGGTTCAGGCATGTATGAAGGATGCCGGTGTTTCCGCCAGCGAAATCGACGACCTTGTGCTCGTTGGTGGTATGACCCGTATGCCTTTGATCGTTGAAACGGCGAAGAAACTCGCAGGTAAAGATCCACACAAGGGCGTGAACCCTGACGAAGTGGTTGCCATTGGCGCTGCAATTCAGGGTGGGGTGCTTCAAGGTGATGTCCGCGATGTTCTTTTGCTCGACGTTACACCGTTGACGCTTGCGATCGAAACCGCAGGTGGCGTTGCCACTGCCATGATCGAGCGTAACACGACGATCCCAAGCAAGAAGTCACAGACTTTCTCAACTTACGCTGACCAGCAGACAGCTGTTGATATCAAGGTGCTTCAGGGCGAACGCCCCATGGCTGACCAGAACAAGATGCTCGGCAACTTCCGCCTCGACGGGATTCCACCGGCACCACGTGGTATGCCACAGATCGAAGTAACCTTCGACATCGACGCCAATGGTATCCTTAACGTGTCCGCCAAGGACAAGGGCACCGGCAAGGAACAGCATATTTCCATCACTAACAGCTCAGGTCTGTCGGAAGACGAGATCGAAAAGGCCAAGAAGGAAGCTGAAATGCACGAAGCTGAAGACAAGGCCCGCAAGGAGTCGGTCGAAGCACGCAATCAGTTGGACAATTTGGTTTTCCAGACCGAAAAGTCACTCGGCGAAGTCGGTGACAAGCTGGATGCTGACAAAAAGGCACCTGTCGAAGCCGCTGTTGCTGATGGCAAGAAAGTTCTCGAAAATCAGGATGCTTCTAAGGAAGAGCTCGAAGCAGCCGCCAACAAGATCAACGAAGCTTTCTCAGCAATCGCTCAGGATCTTTACAGCCAGCAGGGAGGCCCGGAAGGTGCCGCTGGTCCGGGGCCTGATATGGCTGGCGCCGCTGGTGCTGGTCCAGCTCCCGAACAGCCGAAGCAGGATGACGATGTGGTCGATGCCGACTTTGAAGTAGTCGACGACGAGAAGAAGTAA
- a CDS encoding ZIP family metal transporter gives MSPEALKVVGVVIIFVVALLGGWLPALFRKSTKAATFFSLGNAFAGGVFLGAGMLHMLPHAAETFNHMADAHAGHHVHATPWAFILASAGILLILLIEKVIPTRRDFDETFMIDEVVGESCHKHAHGNHLHGATYPTILLAALSVHALFAGIAMGAESGVKEIAAILLAILAHKLVESFALGVTLAGSEYRRKTIIRLIIIFALMTPIGVLLGASIMNMVDGHSRELAGAIFNSIAAGTFIYIATMDILNEEFHRPQMRWQKFTLVLVGFIAMSLIH, from the coding sequence ATGTCACCAGAAGCGCTCAAAGTCGTAGGAGTTGTCATCATATTTGTTGTCGCCTTGTTGGGTGGATGGCTCCCTGCGCTTTTCCGCAAATCAACAAAAGCAGCCACATTTTTCTCTCTGGGAAATGCCTTTGCAGGAGGCGTTTTTCTGGGAGCAGGCATGCTGCACATGCTTCCACACGCGGCAGAAACTTTTAATCACATGGCTGACGCCCATGCAGGACACCATGTGCATGCAACCCCTTGGGCATTCATTTTAGCCAGCGCAGGAATCCTTCTGATTCTATTGATAGAAAAAGTAATCCCGACGCGACGTGATTTTGACGAGACTTTCATGATCGATGAAGTCGTTGGTGAAAGTTGCCATAAGCATGCTCATGGCAACCATCTGCACGGAGCAACTTATCCTACGATTCTTCTCGCCGCCCTTTCCGTCCATGCACTCTTCGCTGGCATTGCCATGGGAGCAGAATCCGGTGTTAAAGAGATTGCTGCAATCCTCCTCGCGATTCTCGCACACAAGCTGGTGGAAAGTTTTGCCCTGGGAGTGACACTGGCTGGCAGTGAGTATCGCAGGAAAACCATCATACGACTGATCATTATTTTCGCCTTAATGACACCTATCGGAGTCCTTTTAGGCGCAAGTATCATGAATATGGTTGATGGGCATTCCCGAGAGCTGGCTGGTGCGATCTTCAACTCAATTGCCGCTGGCACTTTTATTTATATCGCAACAATGGACATATTAAATGAGGAATTTCACAGACCACAAATGCGCTGGCAGAAGTTCACTCTTGTCCTCGTCGGGTTTATTGCGATGTCACTGATCCACTAA
- the ppgK gene encoding polyphosphate--glucose phosphotransferase gives MKILGIDIGGSGIKGCPVDLATGEFAEERLRIPTPKPATPEAVIETIYEIIDAFKWKGKVGCGFPGVIHQNTIFTAANLDDSMLGFDLGGAITAKTGKPTRILNDADAAGLAEMHYGSGKGFNGVAVLITVGTGLGTAMFHESQLVPNLELGHLKLKHKGKFVDAEEIAADSSRRAEDMSWGTWAKHFSKYLKYVHSLTRPELFLIGGGIAKKHDKFMDKLQSPCEVRTATLENAAGIIGAAYAAKSAR, from the coding sequence GTGAAAATTCTAGGCATTGATATTGGTGGTTCAGGTATTAAAGGTTGTCCAGTAGATCTGGCCACGGGTGAATTTGCCGAAGAACGCCTCAGGATACCAACACCGAAGCCAGCTACGCCTGAGGCTGTCATTGAGACTATTTATGAGATTATCGACGCATTTAAATGGAAGGGGAAGGTAGGTTGCGGTTTTCCGGGGGTTATTCACCAGAACACGATTTTTACTGCGGCTAATCTGGATGATTCGATGCTAGGTTTTGATCTTGGGGGAGCGATTACTGCAAAAACAGGCAAGCCTACGCGCATTTTGAATGATGCAGATGCAGCCGGTCTGGCGGAAATGCATTATGGTTCCGGAAAAGGGTTCAATGGGGTGGCTGTTTTAATAACTGTCGGCACCGGCCTTGGAACTGCTATGTTTCATGAATCCCAGCTCGTTCCCAACCTTGAATTGGGCCATTTAAAGCTGAAGCATAAAGGCAAATTTGTGGATGCTGAGGAAATCGCCGCCGATTCATCGCGCCGTGCGGAGGATATGAGTTGGGGCACCTGGGCCAAGCATTTCAGTAAATACTTGAAATACGTCCATTCATTGACCCGCCCCGAGCTTTTCCTGATCGGTGGCGGTATTGCCAAGAAGCATGATAAGTTTATGGATAAACTGCAGTCTCCTTGCGAGGTGCGGACGGCGACTCTGGAGAATGCAGCAGGAATCATCGGCGCCGCTTATGCGGCAAAGAGTGCTCGTTAG